One region of Salvia miltiorrhiza cultivar Shanhuang (shh) chromosome 3, IMPLAD_Smil_shh, whole genome shotgun sequence genomic DNA includes:
- the LOC131019167 gene encoding probable LRR receptor-like serine/threonine-protein kinase At4g36180 — translation MEKKLYCIFQYAFLITITFPMLSSESKQPLSLATDWTTNSTSVTCSLRHHRVAALNLSNMALSATIPPQLGNLSFLVSLDLRNNLFHGDLPQELSLLRRLKFISFRLNNFTGDIPPMLGQLPKLEYLNLRNNSFMGSIPKSLSNLTNLQFLYLSSNSLSGEIPKEFGRLQSLQTLAVQFNRLSGAIDNFS, via the coding sequence ATGGAGAAAAAGCTTTATTGCATTTTTCAGTATGCATTCCTAATCACCATAACCTTCCCAATGCTTTCTTCTGAATCCAAACAACCTCTGAGCCTTGCAACTGATTGGACGACCAACTCCACCTCCGTCACTTGCAGCTTGCGCCATCACAGAGTAGCTGCCTTGAATCTCTCCAACATGGCTCTCTCCGCCACTATTCCACCGCAGCTCGGAAACCTCTCCTTCCTCGTCTCCCTCGACCTCAGAAACAATCTTTTCCATGGAGATTTGCCTCAAGAGCTGTCTCTCCTTCGCCGTTTGAAGTTCATATCTTTCCGACTCAACAACTTCACCGGAGACATCCCTCCGATGTTGGGTCAGTTACCAAAATTAGAGTACTTGAATTTACGCAACAACAGCTTCATGGGTTCCATCCCAAAATCTCTCTCAAACCTCACAAACCTACAATTTCTTTACTTATCTTCCAATTctctaagtggagaaattccaaaaGAGTTTGGGAGACTTCAAAGTCTACAAACTCTAGCTGTTCAATTCAATCGTCTATCCGGTGCTATAGACAATTTCTCATAA
- the LOC131015324 gene encoding receptor kinase-like protein Xa21 isoform X1: MEKKLYCILQYAFLITITFPMLSSESKQPLSLATDQTALLSLKHTSLLLATNWTNSTSVCSWIGVTCSFRHHRVAALNLSNMALSATIPPQLGHLSFLVSLDLTNNLFHGDLPQELSLLRRLKFISFRLNNFTGDIPPMLGQLPKLEYLNLRNNSFIGSIPKSLSNLTNLQFLDLTYNSLSGEIPKEFGRLQSLQTLYAQFNHLSGAIPSAIFNISTLVSMAFTYNELSGSLPTDICSNLPSLTAIYLSYNQLSGAIPTNLSQCSGLEVLSLSYNSFSTGEIPSEIGYLTSLRELYVGGNNLNGILPHEIGHLQSLVTFGAERNEIAGSIDFNIFMNMSSLQNINLGRNKFTGNLSRDVGNITLLTYLDLSESHFTGLIPTEFGQLYHLETLQLNFNSLSGSIPHELFNISTLRILSLTANALSGVLPTHLCHASPSLEEVYLGGNSITGAIPNSISNCSQLTILALHVNKFSGYIPTHLGNLKNLQRLTLFSNNLTQAPSSSFITSLTNCKSLTTLSIADNPLNGVIPASFGNLSSTLQTFTAGNCKFSGIIPVEIGNLSNMMVLDLFGNELFGNIPLTISHLHELQGLYLYNNMLGGSIPHAICDLFRLDTLDMSQNQFSGPIPKCLENVSSIRILHLGSNMLNSSIPSSLWGLKDLNSLDLSSNSLNGFLPQEISNLGAAIYINLWMNQLSGSIPSTIGKLQNLINLSLANNRLEGSIPVSMGSMINLANLDLSYNNLSGSIPKSLEELQHLDYFNVSFNSLSGEIPNEGSFRNFTTDCFKGNEALCGIPKFHVQICSSISNHRSKRKKVERASFIVFGVVAFISVVSLAFIIVRNKRKDKTTSREVDELKSIVPERISYYELLQATQRFNESNLLGTGSSCSVYKGILNNGKDIVVKVFNMHLEGISRIFDVECEILRSIRHRNLTSVISSCSNEEFKALVLEYMPKGNLEKWLYSHNYYLNMMERLNIMIDVASALEYLHHGYSMPIVHSDLKPSNVLLDEDMVAHVSDFGIAKLLCDGDSFVLTNTLATFGYIAPGEVSLNISIALHFQSINCVFLTAHIMIFVVPEYGLEGLVSTRCDVYSYGVMLIETFTRKRPSDDMFCGDMSLKRWVELSLSEIPDEVIDANLVMNLEEEMIDKNMQCVSSILELALKCAADSPGDRINMKQAHAELQKIKHRFSQ; the protein is encoded by the exons ATGGAGAAAAAGCTTTATTGCATTTTGCAGTATGCATTCCTAATTACCATAACCTTCCCAATGCTTTCTTCAGAATCCAAACAACCTCTGAGCCTTGCAACTGATCAAACTGCCCTTCTTTCACTCAAACATACATCTCTTTTACTTGCAACTAATTGGACCAACTCCACCTCCGTCTGCAGCTGGATTGGCGTCACTTGCAGCTTCCGCCACCACAGAGTAGCTGCCTTGAATCTCTCCAACATGGCTCTCTCCGCCACCATTCCACCACAGCTCGGACACCTCTCCTTCCTCGTCTCCCTCGACCTCACCAACAACCTTTTCCATGGAGATTTGCCTCAAGAGCTGTCTCTCCTTCGCCGTTTGAAGTTCATATCTTTCCGactcaacaacttcactggaGACATCCCTCCGATGTTGGGTCAGTTACCAAAATTAGAGTACTTGAATTTACGCAACAACAGCTTCATAGGTTCCATCCCAAAGTCCCTCTCAAACCTCACAAACCTACAATTTCTTGACTTAACTTACAATTctctaagtggagaaattccaaaaGAGTTTGGGAGACTTCAAAGTCTACAAACTCTGTATGCTCAATTCAATCATCTCTCCGGTGCTATACCATCAGCCATATTCAACATATCGACCCTTGTATCTATGGCCTTCACATACAATGAATTGAGTGGAAGTCTTCCAACAGACATTTGCAGTAATCTTCCATCTCTTACTGCGATTTATCTTTCTTATAATCAGCTGAGTGGCGCGATTCCCACAAATCTATCCCAATGTTCAGGGCTTGAGGTGTTGAGCCTCTCTTACAACTCTTTTAGTACTGGGGAGATACCTTCAGAAATCGGCTACTTAACATCTCTTCGGGAGTTATATGTTGGTGGTAACAATTTGAATG GAATACTACCACATGAGATTGGCCATCTTCAGAGTCTGGTTACGTTTGGTGCTGAACGAAATGAGATTGCGGGCTCAattgatttcaatattttcatgaatatgtCTTCTCTGCAAAACATAAATCTAGGGCGCAACAAATTCACGGGGAACCTTTCAAGGGATGTCGGGAATATTACCTTGCTAACATATTTGGATCTCTCGGAAAGCCATTTTACAG GGCTTATTCCCACTGAATTTGGCCAACTTTACCATTTGGAGACATTACAATTAAACTTTAACAGCTTGAGTGGTTCGATTCCACATGagctctttaacatttcaactctTCGGATTCTTTCACTTACTGCCAATGCTCTGTCAGGGGTTCTTCCAACCCATTTATGCCAtgcctctccctctctcgaaGAAGTTTATCTTGGCGGAAATTCTATCACCGGAGCAATACCCAACTCCATCTCTAACTGTTCTCAACTCACAATTCTCGCACTTCATGTAAACAAATTCAGTGGTTATATACCTACTCATCTCGGCAACCTAAAAAATCTCCAACGTCTTACTCTGTTCAGCAACAATCTTACCCAGGCACCATCTTCTTCCTTCATTACTTCATTGACAAATTGCAAGTCTCTAACTACTTTGTCAATTGCTGATAATCCTCTAAATGGTGTCATTCCAGCTTCTTTCGGGAACTTATCTTCCACACTTCAAACATTCACTGCCGGCAACTGCAAATTCAGTGGCATCATTCCTGTTGAAATAGGAAATCTAAGCAATATGATGGTATTAGATTTATTTGGGAATGAGTTATTTGGTAATATTCCACTAACTATAAGCCATTTGCATGAACTTCAAGGATTATATCTGTATAATAACATGTTGGGAGGTTCAATACCACATGCTATATGTGATCTATTCCGCCTCGACACTTTAGATATGAGCCAGAATCAATTTTCAGGCCCAATTCCTAAATGTCTGGAAAATGTCTCTTCTATAAGAATTCTTCATCTAGGCTCCAACATGTTGAATTCAAGCATACCTTCAAGCTTATGGGGCCTAAAAGATTTGAACTCTCTAGACTTGTCCTCAAATTCATTAAATGGGTTCTTACCACAAGAGATAAGTAACTTAGGAGCAGCAATATATATAAACCTATGGATGAATCAGTTGTCAGGGTCAATTCCTAGCACTATTGGGAAGTTGCAGAATTTGATTAATCTGTCTTTGGCAAATAATAGACTAGAAGGTTCTATTCCTGTGTCTATGGGAAGCATGATCAATTTGGCAAATCTCGATTTGTCATACAACAACCTCTCTGGTTCAATTCCAAAGTCTTTAGAAGAACTTCAACACCTCGACTACTTTAATGTCTCTTTCAATAgtttaagtggagaaattcctaatgaaggttcttttagaaacttcactaCGGATTGTTTTAAGGGTAATGAGGCATTGTGTGGAATCCCCAAGTTCCATGTCCAAATTTGCTCTTCAATTTCTAATCACAGATCAAAGAGAAAGAAGGTGGAACGAGCTTCATTTATTGTTTTCGGGGTTGTGGCTTTCATCTCAGTTGTTTCTTTGGCCTTTATAATTGTAAGAAACAAAAGGAAAGATAAGACGACTAGCAGAGAAGTTGATGAGCTGAAATCCATTGTGCCAGAAAGAATCTCTTATTATGAACTGCTGCAAGCAACACAAAGATTCAATGAAAGCAATTTACTTGGCACCGGGAGTTCTTGCTCTGTTTATAAAGGAATTCTTAACAATGGGAAGGATATCGTTGTCAAGGTGTTTAATATGCATCTAGAAGGTATTTCGAGAATATTTGATGTCGAATGTGAGATACTACGTAGCATTCGACACAGGAATCTGACAAGCGTCATAAGCAGTTGCTCCAATGAAGAGTTCAAGGCATTAGTACTTGAATATATGCCAAAGGGAAACCTTGAAAAATGGTTATATTCCCACAACTATTACTTGAATATGATGgaaagattgaatataatgattGATGTTGCATCTGCTTTGGAGTATCTTCACCACGGTTATTCAATGCCCATTGTCCACAGCGACTTGAAGCCTAGTAATGTGCTGTTAGATGAAGACATGGTTGCCCATGTAAGCGACTTTGGGATAGCAAAGTTGTTATGCGATGGAGATAGCTTTGTGTTAACCAACACGCTAGCAACATTCGGTTACATCGCTCCAGGTGAAGTTTCTCTAAATATATCGATTGCACTTCACTTTCAATCAATTAATTGTGTCTTCCTTACTGCACATATCATGATTTTTGTTGTTCCAGAGTATGGCTTGGAAGGGCTAGTTTCAACAAGGTGTGATGTGTATAGCTACGGGGTGATGTTGATAGAAACTTTTACGAGAAAAAGGCCTAGTGATGATATGTTTTGCGGAGATATGAGCTTAAAGAGATGGGTAGAACTCTCACTTTCGGAGATCCCGGATGAAGTGATAGATGCCAACTTAGTCATGaatttggaggaagaaatgaTTGACAAGAATATGCAGTGTGTATCATCCATACTTGAATTGGCTCTGAAATGCGCTGCCGACTCTCCCGGGGATAGAATCAACATGAAACAAGCACATGCGGAGTTGCAGAAAATCAAACATCGATTTTCCCAATGA
- the LOC131015324 gene encoding probable LRR receptor-like serine/threonine-protein kinase At3g47570 isoform X2, protein MEKKLYCILQYAFLITITFPMLSSESKQPLSLATDQTALLSLKHTSLLLATNWTNSTSVCSWIGVTCSFRHHRVAALNLSNMALSATIPPQLGHLSFLVSLDLTNNLFHGDLPQELSLLRRLKFISFRLNNFTGDIPPMLGQLPKLEYLNLRNNSFIGSIPKSLSNLTNLQFLDLTYNSLSGEIPKEFGRLQSLQTLYAQFNHLSGAIPSAIFNISTLVSMAFTYNELSGSLPTDICSNLPSLTAIYLSYNQLSGAIPTNLSQCSGLEVLSLSYNSFSTGEIPSEIGYLTSLRELYVGGNNLNGILPHEIGHLQSLVTFGAERNEIAGSIDFNIFMNMSSLQNINLGRNKFTGNLSRDVGNITLLTYLDLSESHFTGLIPTEFGQLYHLETLQLNFNSLSGSIPHELFNISTLRILSLTANALSGVLPTHLCHASPSLEEVYLGGNSITGAIPNSISNCSQLTILALHVNKFSGYIPTHLGNLKNLQRLTLFSNNLTQAPSSSFITSLTNCKSLTTLSIADNPLNGVIPASFGNLSSTLQTFTAGNCKFSGIIPVEIGNLSNMMVLDLFGNELFGNIPLTISHLHELQGLYLYNNMLGGSIPHAICDLFRLDTLDMSQNQFSGPIPKCLENVSSIRILHLGSNMLNSSIPSSLWGLKDLNSLDLSSNSLNGFLPQEISNLGAAIYINLWMNQLSGSIPSTIGKLQNLINLSLANNRLEGSIPVSMGSMINLANLDLSYNNLSGSIPKSLEELQHLDYFNVSFNSLSGEIPNEGSFRNFTTDCFKGNEALCGIPKFHVQICSSISNHRSKRKKVERASFIVFGVVAFISVVSLAFIIVRNKRKDKTTSREVDELKSIVPERISYYELLQATQRFNESNLLGTGSSCSVYKGILNNGKDIVVKVFNMHLEGISRIFDVECEILRSIRHRNLTSVISSCSNEEFKALVLEYMPKGNLEKWLYSHNYYLNMMERLNIMIDVASALEYLHHGYSMPIVHSDLKPSNVLLDEDMVAHVSDFGIAKLLCDGDSFVLTNTLATFGYIAPEYGLEGLVSTRCDVYSYGVMLIETFTRKRPSDDMFCGDMSLKRWVELSLSEIPDEVIDANLVMNLEEEMIDKNMQCVSSILELALKCAADSPGDRINMKQAHAELQKIKHRFSQ, encoded by the exons ATGGAGAAAAAGCTTTATTGCATTTTGCAGTATGCATTCCTAATTACCATAACCTTCCCAATGCTTTCTTCAGAATCCAAACAACCTCTGAGCCTTGCAACTGATCAAACTGCCCTTCTTTCACTCAAACATACATCTCTTTTACTTGCAACTAATTGGACCAACTCCACCTCCGTCTGCAGCTGGATTGGCGTCACTTGCAGCTTCCGCCACCACAGAGTAGCTGCCTTGAATCTCTCCAACATGGCTCTCTCCGCCACCATTCCACCACAGCTCGGACACCTCTCCTTCCTCGTCTCCCTCGACCTCACCAACAACCTTTTCCATGGAGATTTGCCTCAAGAGCTGTCTCTCCTTCGCCGTTTGAAGTTCATATCTTTCCGactcaacaacttcactggaGACATCCCTCCGATGTTGGGTCAGTTACCAAAATTAGAGTACTTGAATTTACGCAACAACAGCTTCATAGGTTCCATCCCAAAGTCCCTCTCAAACCTCACAAACCTACAATTTCTTGACTTAACTTACAATTctctaagtggagaaattccaaaaGAGTTTGGGAGACTTCAAAGTCTACAAACTCTGTATGCTCAATTCAATCATCTCTCCGGTGCTATACCATCAGCCATATTCAACATATCGACCCTTGTATCTATGGCCTTCACATACAATGAATTGAGTGGAAGTCTTCCAACAGACATTTGCAGTAATCTTCCATCTCTTACTGCGATTTATCTTTCTTATAATCAGCTGAGTGGCGCGATTCCCACAAATCTATCCCAATGTTCAGGGCTTGAGGTGTTGAGCCTCTCTTACAACTCTTTTAGTACTGGGGAGATACCTTCAGAAATCGGCTACTTAACATCTCTTCGGGAGTTATATGTTGGTGGTAACAATTTGAATG GAATACTACCACATGAGATTGGCCATCTTCAGAGTCTGGTTACGTTTGGTGCTGAACGAAATGAGATTGCGGGCTCAattgatttcaatattttcatgaatatgtCTTCTCTGCAAAACATAAATCTAGGGCGCAACAAATTCACGGGGAACCTTTCAAGGGATGTCGGGAATATTACCTTGCTAACATATTTGGATCTCTCGGAAAGCCATTTTACAG GGCTTATTCCCACTGAATTTGGCCAACTTTACCATTTGGAGACATTACAATTAAACTTTAACAGCTTGAGTGGTTCGATTCCACATGagctctttaacatttcaactctTCGGATTCTTTCACTTACTGCCAATGCTCTGTCAGGGGTTCTTCCAACCCATTTATGCCAtgcctctccctctctcgaaGAAGTTTATCTTGGCGGAAATTCTATCACCGGAGCAATACCCAACTCCATCTCTAACTGTTCTCAACTCACAATTCTCGCACTTCATGTAAACAAATTCAGTGGTTATATACCTACTCATCTCGGCAACCTAAAAAATCTCCAACGTCTTACTCTGTTCAGCAACAATCTTACCCAGGCACCATCTTCTTCCTTCATTACTTCATTGACAAATTGCAAGTCTCTAACTACTTTGTCAATTGCTGATAATCCTCTAAATGGTGTCATTCCAGCTTCTTTCGGGAACTTATCTTCCACACTTCAAACATTCACTGCCGGCAACTGCAAATTCAGTGGCATCATTCCTGTTGAAATAGGAAATCTAAGCAATATGATGGTATTAGATTTATTTGGGAATGAGTTATTTGGTAATATTCCACTAACTATAAGCCATTTGCATGAACTTCAAGGATTATATCTGTATAATAACATGTTGGGAGGTTCAATACCACATGCTATATGTGATCTATTCCGCCTCGACACTTTAGATATGAGCCAGAATCAATTTTCAGGCCCAATTCCTAAATGTCTGGAAAATGTCTCTTCTATAAGAATTCTTCATCTAGGCTCCAACATGTTGAATTCAAGCATACCTTCAAGCTTATGGGGCCTAAAAGATTTGAACTCTCTAGACTTGTCCTCAAATTCATTAAATGGGTTCTTACCACAAGAGATAAGTAACTTAGGAGCAGCAATATATATAAACCTATGGATGAATCAGTTGTCAGGGTCAATTCCTAGCACTATTGGGAAGTTGCAGAATTTGATTAATCTGTCTTTGGCAAATAATAGACTAGAAGGTTCTATTCCTGTGTCTATGGGAAGCATGATCAATTTGGCAAATCTCGATTTGTCATACAACAACCTCTCTGGTTCAATTCCAAAGTCTTTAGAAGAACTTCAACACCTCGACTACTTTAATGTCTCTTTCAATAgtttaagtggagaaattcctaatgaaggttcttttagaaacttcactaCGGATTGTTTTAAGGGTAATGAGGCATTGTGTGGAATCCCCAAGTTCCATGTCCAAATTTGCTCTTCAATTTCTAATCACAGATCAAAGAGAAAGAAGGTGGAACGAGCTTCATTTATTGTTTTCGGGGTTGTGGCTTTCATCTCAGTTGTTTCTTTGGCCTTTATAATTGTAAGAAACAAAAGGAAAGATAAGACGACTAGCAGAGAAGTTGATGAGCTGAAATCCATTGTGCCAGAAAGAATCTCTTATTATGAACTGCTGCAAGCAACACAAAGATTCAATGAAAGCAATTTACTTGGCACCGGGAGTTCTTGCTCTGTTTATAAAGGAATTCTTAACAATGGGAAGGATATCGTTGTCAAGGTGTTTAATATGCATCTAGAAGGTATTTCGAGAATATTTGATGTCGAATGTGAGATACTACGTAGCATTCGACACAGGAATCTGACAAGCGTCATAAGCAGTTGCTCCAATGAAGAGTTCAAGGCATTAGTACTTGAATATATGCCAAAGGGAAACCTTGAAAAATGGTTATATTCCCACAACTATTACTTGAATATGATGgaaagattgaatataatgattGATGTTGCATCTGCTTTGGAGTATCTTCACCACGGTTATTCAATGCCCATTGTCCACAGCGACTTGAAGCCTAGTAATGTGCTGTTAGATGAAGACATGGTTGCCCATGTAAGCGACTTTGGGATAGCAAAGTTGTTATGCGATGGAGATAGCTTTGTGTTAACCAACACGCTAGCAACATTCGGTTACATCGCTCCAG AGTATGGCTTGGAAGGGCTAGTTTCAACAAGGTGTGATGTGTATAGCTACGGGGTGATGTTGATAGAAACTTTTACGAGAAAAAGGCCTAGTGATGATATGTTTTGCGGAGATATGAGCTTAAAGAGATGGGTAGAACTCTCACTTTCGGAGATCCCGGATGAAGTGATAGATGCCAACTTAGTCATGaatttggaggaagaaatgaTTGACAAGAATATGCAGTGTGTATCATCCATACTTGAATTGGCTCTGAAATGCGCTGCCGACTCTCCCGGGGATAGAATCAACATGAAACAAGCACATGCGGAGTTGCAGAAAATCAAACATCGATTTTCCCAATGA